One Saccharopolyspora erythraea NRRL 2338 genomic region harbors:
- a CDS encoding ATP-binding protein, whose translation MRPARKPSGGAKGKRRLGDETSIPTYTPSIAARSIDGHLLRTGQDVFAWYRLSAQRWSFRSDSQRQDLIAAIAGQYAELQGRWLHLRVTNRPYPIRMWAEAHVHNARHPLPDTPGSLSFDDYMVGEQQQLMGRSMAEKEVYLGVQVQTRNVVDRAVERAAPLLRRVFPEAVDAELVALDSEIDHLDQVIGSAGLDGRPVTAEEISWLMHRSCSLGLPAPRNLPAVPGAAWEPEDLASFTDASDMHQEPYSPTVTVRGRTGSNAGVTRHVAVLTVGQTHGLQIPEIDDPWMQHSDRLPAPVEWSARIYVRRPEDVGGELQRQMNKVRSQVRHYTEEHGLEPPTSLARQAGRVLEIDDEMTSGFTALATRVRSWWRLAVSGPTERDALRLAQQILDLYKPKVAIEHPEAQYAMAREFIPGEPLANAAYLRRGSVVWAAAAVPQATAEVGDRRGILLGETCTATRRPVAWDPWMAQEVRDASGLTAMVAGLGGGKSFLGGGIVYKTLRSGAHWTLLDPSGPLAELCELPELRPYARPINLLNAQPGILNPYRVVAEPELEHFVDEDDPERSWRRERALAAATRRRLVLDVLTGLLPYEVARLPQTRIVLLRAVRAVGGRPDAHPGMVFEALRRDASEHHEHAVVVADFLDEIRERMSLLIPEADADPYSERREDRLTVLTMAGLTLPKDGVGREHWTDAEALGVEMLNLAAWLTQRSIYERPKNERKGVWIDEAFFLSEVPTGRVLMNRFARDSRKWNVRVLLSSQIPADFLRIQGFVSLLDSVFIGRLDDEQAQADALRLLKVPVGAGYEQVVAALGRRPGPARNSTERDRAPRQFIFGDGAGGVEKIRIDFSGPHLAHLRDALDTTPAGDDEGERRALKGSDNVANSDASTAGLAPVGDDEYPEDIDAFDEFELETVGIGNERRGERPGHNPGERGGDDVR comes from the coding sequence GTGCGGCCCGCCCGCAAGCCCAGCGGCGGGGCCAAGGGCAAGCGCAGGCTCGGCGACGAGACGTCGATCCCGACCTACACGCCGTCGATCGCCGCGCGCTCCATCGACGGCCACCTGCTGCGCACCGGCCAGGACGTGTTCGCCTGGTACCGGTTGTCGGCGCAGCGCTGGTCGTTCCGCTCGGACTCCCAGCGCCAGGACCTGATCGCCGCGATCGCGGGCCAGTACGCCGAACTGCAGGGCCGCTGGCTGCACCTGCGGGTCACCAACCGGCCGTACCCGATCCGGATGTGGGCCGAGGCCCACGTCCACAACGCCCGCCACCCGCTGCCGGACACCCCGGGCTCGCTGAGCTTCGACGACTACATGGTCGGCGAGCAGCAGCAGCTGATGGGCCGCTCCATGGCGGAGAAGGAGGTCTACCTCGGCGTCCAGGTGCAGACCCGCAACGTCGTCGACCGGGCGGTCGAGCGCGCCGCGCCGCTGCTGCGCCGCGTGTTCCCGGAAGCCGTCGACGCCGAGCTCGTCGCGCTGGACAGCGAGATCGACCACCTCGACCAGGTGATCGGCTCGGCGGGCCTGGACGGACGTCCGGTGACCGCGGAGGAGATCTCCTGGCTGATGCACCGCTCGTGCTCGCTGGGACTCCCCGCCCCGCGCAACCTGCCCGCCGTGCCGGGCGCGGCGTGGGAACCCGAGGACCTCGCGTCGTTCACCGACGCCTCGGACATGCACCAGGAGCCCTACTCGCCGACCGTGACGGTGCGCGGGCGCACCGGTTCCAACGCCGGTGTCACCCGGCACGTGGCGGTGCTGACGGTCGGCCAGACCCACGGGCTGCAGATCCCGGAGATCGACGACCCCTGGATGCAGCACTCCGACCGGCTGCCCGCTCCGGTGGAGTGGTCGGCGCGGATCTACGTGCGGCGCCCCGAGGACGTCGGCGGCGAGCTCCAGCGCCAGATGAACAAGGTGCGCTCACAGGTCCGGCACTACACCGAGGAGCACGGCCTCGAACCGCCGACCTCGCTGGCCCGCCAGGCGGGCCGGGTGCTGGAGATCGACGACGAGATGACCTCCGGCTTCACCGCGCTGGCCACCCGGGTCCGCTCGTGGTGGCGGCTGGCGGTGTCGGGCCCGACCGAGCGCGACGCGCTGCGCCTGGCCCAGCAGATCCTCGACCTGTACAAGCCGAAGGTGGCCATCGAGCACCCCGAGGCGCAGTACGCGATGGCCCGCGAGTTCATCCCCGGCGAGCCGCTGGCCAACGCCGCCTACCTGCGCCGCGGTTCGGTGGTGTGGGCCGCGGCCGCGGTGCCGCAGGCCACGGCCGAGGTCGGCGACCGGCGCGGCATCCTGCTCGGCGAGACCTGCACCGCGACCCGGCGCCCGGTGGCGTGGGACCCGTGGATGGCGCAGGAAGTCCGCGACGCCTCCGGTCTGACCGCCATGGTCGCCGGCCTCGGTGGCGGCAAGTCCTTCCTCGGCGGCGGAATCGTCTACAAGACGCTGCGTTCGGGCGCGCACTGGACGCTGCTCGACCCGTCCGGTCCGCTGGCCGAGCTGTGCGAGCTGCCCGAGCTGAGGCCGTACGCGCGCCCGATCAACCTGCTCAACGCCCAGCCCGGCATCCTCAACCCGTACCGCGTGGTCGCCGAGCCCGAGCTGGAGCACTTCGTCGACGAGGACGACCCGGAACGCAGCTGGCGCCGCGAACGCGCGCTGGCCGCCGCGACCCGCCGCAGGCTCGTGCTCGACGTGCTCACCGGTCTGCTGCCCTACGAGGTCGCCCGGCTGCCGCAGACCCGGATCGTGCTGCTGCGCGCGGTCCGCGCGGTCGGCGGCAGGCCCGACGCCCACCCGGGCATGGTCTTCGAGGCGCTGCGGCGCGACGCCAGCGAGCACCACGAGCACGCCGTCGTCGTCGCCGACTTCCTCGACGAGATCCGCGAGCGGATGTCGCTGCTCATCCCGGAAGCCGACGCCGACCCCTACTCGGAGCGGCGTGAGGACCGGCTCACCGTGCTGACCATGGCCGGGCTGACGCTGCCCAAGGACGGCGTCGGCCGCGAGCACTGGACCGACGCCGAAGCGCTCGGCGTCGAGATGCTCAACCTCGCGGCGTGGCTGACCCAGCGTTCCATCTACGAGCGGCCCAAGAACGAGCGCAAGGGCGTCTGGATCGACGAGGCGTTCTTCCTCTCCGAGGTCCCGACCGGTCGCGTGCTGATGAACCGCTTCGCCCGAGACTCCCGGAAGTGGAACGTCCGGGTCCTGCTCTCCAGCCAGATCCCCGCCGACTTCCTGCGCATCCAGGGCTTCGTGTCGCTGCTGGACTCGGTGTTCATCGGGCGCCTCGACGACGAGCAGGCCCAGGCCGACGCCCTGCGGCTGCTGAAGGTGCCGGTCGGCGCGGGCTACGAGCAGGTCGTGGCGGCACTCGGCCGCCGTCCAGGACCGGCCCGCAACAGCACCGAACGCGACCGGGCGCCGCGCCAGTTCATCTTCGGCGACGGCGCGGGCGGCGTGGAGAAGATCCGCATCGACTTCAGCGGCCCGCACCTGGCGCACCTGCGCGACGCGCTGGACACCACGCCGGCGGGCGACGACGAAGGCGAGCGCCGGGCGCTGAAGGGCTCGGACAACGTCGCCAACTCCGACGCGTCGACGGCGGGCCTGGCACCCGTCGGCGACGACGAGTACCCGGAGGACATCGACGCCTTCGACGAGTTCGAGCTGGAAACCGTCGGCATCGGCAACGAGCGACGCGGTGAGCGCCCCGGCCACAACCCGGGCGAACGAGGTGGAGACGACGTCCGGTGA
- a CDS encoding RNB domain-containing ribonuclease, whose amino-acid sequence MAAAQVPQGGTGVAAADRPRGRVPRPRAGEFDFGTIRAELGLPVEFPTAALSEVERTVAQPVLDGVRADATGLPLVTVDPPGAKDLDQAVLVRRRARGYRVHYAIADVAAFVPPGGALDAEVRKRGQTLYLPDGNVPLHPTLLSEGAASLLPDQVRPAVLWTIDLDREGVPARVDVRRALVRSVARLDYDGVQRTLAQGTAHPSIELLPEVGRLRREQAVLRGAIELGLPEQQVESDGAGGWRLVLRPRLVVEEWNAEISLLTGMCAAEMMISAGVGVLRTVPDPEPETVAGLRRSAARLGVEWPEGKPPAAALAGLDPIRPEALAVHVAATRLLRGAGYTAFGDGAPAKSGHAGIGASYAHVTAPLRRLVDRYSAEVCLAVSSDREVPEWVREALAHLPSVMGGSDRVAGQVERACIAQAQAWALADRVGEEFPATVLRAANGVEGEVFVADPPVIARCVGDGFGEGQQVRVRLTAADADRRDVAFEVI is encoded by the coding sequence GTGGCGGCGGCGCAGGTACCACAGGGTGGCACCGGTGTTGCCGCCGCCGATCGGCCGCGCGGCCGGGTCCCCCGGCCGCGGGCGGGGGAGTTCGACTTCGGCACCATCCGCGCTGAGCTGGGCCTGCCCGTCGAGTTCCCGACGGCCGCGCTGAGCGAGGTCGAGCGGACCGTGGCGCAACCGGTCCTCGACGGGGTCCGCGCCGACGCGACCGGGCTGCCGCTGGTCACGGTGGATCCGCCCGGGGCCAAGGACCTGGACCAGGCGGTGCTCGTGCGGCGTCGTGCGCGCGGGTACCGGGTCCATTACGCGATCGCCGACGTCGCGGCTTTCGTCCCGCCTGGTGGGGCGCTGGACGCCGAGGTCCGCAAGCGCGGTCAGACGCTGTACCTGCCCGACGGCAACGTCCCGCTGCATCCGACGCTGCTCTCGGAGGGTGCGGCGAGCCTGCTGCCGGACCAGGTGCGGCCCGCCGTGCTGTGGACGATCGACCTCGACCGCGAGGGCGTTCCGGCGCGGGTCGACGTCCGCCGCGCGCTGGTGCGCTCGGTCGCCCGGCTCGACTACGACGGCGTCCAGCGCACGCTGGCCCAGGGCACCGCGCACCCGTCGATCGAGTTGCTACCCGAGGTCGGCCGGTTACGGCGGGAGCAAGCGGTGCTGCGCGGGGCGATCGAGCTGGGGCTGCCGGAGCAGCAGGTGGAGTCCGACGGGGCGGGCGGCTGGCGGCTGGTGCTGCGGCCCAGGCTGGTCGTCGAAGAGTGGAACGCCGAGATTTCGCTGCTCACCGGCATGTGCGCGGCGGAGATGATGATCTCGGCGGGTGTCGGTGTGCTGCGCACGGTGCCCGATCCGGAGCCGGAGACGGTGGCGGGGCTGCGGCGTTCGGCCGCGCGGCTCGGTGTGGAGTGGCCCGAGGGCAAGCCGCCCGCCGCGGCGCTGGCCGGGCTCGACCCGATCCGGCCGGAAGCGCTCGCGGTGCATGTCGCGGCGACCCGGCTGCTGCGCGGCGCGGGCTACACCGCCTTCGGGGACGGCGCCCCGGCGAAGTCCGGCCACGCGGGGATCGGTGCCTCCTACGCCCACGTCACGGCCCCGCTGCGGCGGCTGGTCGACCGCTACAGCGCTGAGGTGTGCCTGGCGGTGAGCAGCGACCGGGAAGTGCCCGAGTGGGTGCGCGAGGCGTTGGCGCACCTGCCGTCGGTGATGGGCGGTTCCGACCGGGTAGCCGGTCAGGTCGAGCGGGCCTGCATCGCGCAGGCGCAGGCCTGGGCGCTGGCGGACCGGGTCGGGGAGGAGTTCCCGGCGACCGTGCTGCGCGCGGCCAACGGCGTCGAGGGCGAGGTTTTCGTCGCCGATCCGCCGGTCATCGCCCGTTGCGTGGGCGACGGCTTCGGTGAGGGTCAGCAGGTACGGGTGCGGCTGACGGCGGCCGACGCGGACCGGCGCGACGTCGCGTTCGAAGTGATCTGA
- the npdG gene encoding NADPH-dependent F420 reductase — translation MADVREMTVGVLGGTGAQGKGLAIRWANAGLKVVIGSRSVERAQQAAAEIAGIAGGDVTGQDNAGAAAVSDIVLLALPWDGHAETLTALRGELAGKIVIDCVNPLGFDKQGPYALDVPEGSAAQQAEQLLPDSRVTAAFHHVSAVKLADLDVPHVDLDVLVLGDDREATDVVRALADVIPGVRGVYGGRLRNAHQVEALTANIIAVNRRYRAHAGLRITDI, via the coding sequence GTGGCTGACGTGCGCGAGATGACGGTCGGGGTGCTCGGGGGCACCGGGGCGCAGGGCAAGGGACTGGCGATCCGGTGGGCCAACGCGGGCCTGAAGGTCGTGATCGGCTCGCGCAGCGTCGAGCGCGCTCAGCAGGCGGCGGCCGAGATCGCCGGGATCGCCGGTGGTGACGTGACCGGTCAGGACAACGCCGGCGCGGCGGCGGTGTCCGACATCGTGCTGCTGGCCCTGCCCTGGGACGGCCATGCCGAGACGCTGACCGCGTTGCGCGGGGAGCTGGCGGGCAAGATCGTGATCGACTGCGTGAACCCGCTCGGGTTCGACAAGCAGGGGCCCTACGCGCTGGATGTGCCGGAGGGCAGCGCGGCGCAGCAGGCCGAGCAGTTGCTGCCGGACTCGCGGGTCACCGCGGCGTTCCACCACGTCTCGGCGGTCAAGCTGGCCGACCTCGACGTGCCGCACGTGGACCTCGACGTCCTGGTCCTCGGCGACGACCGGGAGGCCACCGACGTGGTCCGCGCGCTCGCCGACGTCATCCCCGGCGTTCGCGGCGTCTACGGCGGACGGCTGCGCAACGCCCACCAGGTCGAGGCGCTCACCGCGAACATCATCGCCGTCAACCGCCGCTACAGGGCCCACGCCGGTCTGCGCATCACCGACATCTGA
- a CDS encoding DUF4326 domain-containing protein, with protein MAEQLPEEADRWSDDERERGAAVLDGRATVVNVRKTGPHKHLVPWLLSEGLLTYVGHSGPRHSWPASDFASPFVKEAKTDREAMVRHYEKWLDEQPGLLRRIREGELTGRALGCWCAPKACHADVLARRATHPD; from the coding sequence GTGGCCGAGCAGCTCCCGGAGGAAGCCGACCGGTGGAGCGACGACGAGCGGGAGCGCGGGGCGGCCGTCCTCGACGGCCGGGCGACCGTGGTCAACGTCCGCAAGACCGGCCCGCACAAGCACCTGGTGCCGTGGCTGCTGTCGGAGGGGCTGCTGACCTACGTCGGGCATTCCGGTCCGCGGCACTCGTGGCCCGCGTCGGACTTCGCCAGCCCATTCGTGAAGGAGGCCAAGACCGACCGCGAGGCCATGGTGCGCCACTACGAGAAGTGGCTCGACGAGCAGCCGGGTCTGCTGCGCCGGATCCGGGAGGGCGAGCTGACCGGTCGGGCGCTCGGGTGCTGGTGCGCGCCCAAGGCATGCCACGCCGACGTGCTGGCCCGCCGAGCCACCCACCCGGACTGA
- a CDS encoding glutathione S-transferase family protein, which translates to MTSTKDAVTARGEWVRQANRFTERITADGSSAYPVEPGRYRLVVSLACPWAHRSVIVRRLLGLEDVISLGVVDPIRDERGWRFTLDPRGRDPVTGLEFLSEAYLATDPDFDGRFTVPAVIDTTTGKVATNDYPQLTLDLSTQWRRHHRAGAPELYPERLRAEIDEVNAGVFRDVNQGVYRCGFARSQEAYEEAFDALFARLDALSERLRERRYLVGDSITEADIRLFTTLVRFDAVYHGHFKCNRHKLTELPVLWAYARDLFQTPGFGDTVDFDHIKRHYYRTHPGINPNGLVPAGPDLSGWHTEHGREALGGSAFGEGTAP; encoded by the coding sequence ATGACCTCCACCAAGGATGCGGTGACCGCCAGGGGGGAGTGGGTGCGCCAGGCGAACCGGTTCACCGAGCGCATCACCGCCGACGGCTCGTCGGCCTACCCCGTCGAGCCGGGCAGGTACCGCCTGGTCGTCAGCCTGGCCTGCCCGTGGGCGCACCGGTCGGTGATCGTGCGCAGGCTGCTGGGGCTGGAGGACGTGATCTCGCTCGGCGTCGTCGACCCGATCCGCGACGAGCGCGGCTGGCGGTTCACCCTCGACCCGCGGGGCCGCGACCCGGTGACCGGCCTGGAGTTCCTGTCCGAGGCGTACCTGGCCACCGACCCGGATTTCGACGGACGCTTCACGGTGCCCGCGGTGATCGACACCACGACCGGCAAGGTGGCGACCAACGACTACCCGCAGCTCACGCTCGACCTGTCGACCCAGTGGCGGCGCCACCACCGCGCGGGCGCCCCGGAGCTGTACCCCGAGCGCCTGCGCGCCGAGATCGACGAGGTCAACGCCGGGGTGTTCCGCGACGTCAACCAGGGTGTGTACCGCTGCGGTTTCGCGCGGTCGCAGGAGGCCTACGAGGAGGCGTTCGACGCGTTGTTCGCCCGCCTCGACGCGCTGTCCGAGCGGCTGCGCGAGCGCCGCTACCTCGTCGGCGACTCGATCACCGAGGCCGACATCCGGCTGTTCACCACGCTGGTCCGCTTCGACGCGGTGTACCACGGCCACTTCAAGTGCAACCGGCACAAGCTGACCGAGCTGCCGGTGCTGTGGGCATACGCCCGCGACCTGTTCCAGACCCCGGGTTTCGGCGACACCGTGGACTTCGACCACATCAAGCGGCACTACTACCGCACGCATCCGGGCATCAACCCGAACGGGCTGGTCCCGGCCGGTCCGGACCTCTCGGGCTGGCACACCGAGCACGGTCGCGAAGCCCTGGGCGGCAGCGCCTTCGGCGAGGGCACCGCGCCCTGA
- the panB gene encoding 3-methyl-2-oxobutanoate hydroxymethyltransferase: MTAAHDRSENQPGRPGGETTAPYGSAPRRRRVRTRHLLELKQRGEAWPMLTSYDMYTARIFDEAGIPVLLVGDSAANNVYGYDTTVPVTVEELIPLVRAVTRGARSALVVADLPFGSYEASPEQALATAVRFMKEGGAHAVKLEGGRPFARHVEALVNAGIPVMGHIGFTPQSEHTLGGYRVQGRGEQAEELAADARALQDAGAFAVVLEMVSSDSAKRVTAELTIPTVGIGAGPECDAQVLVWTDMAGMNTGRTARFVKRYADLGGTLARAAQEFADEVRGGAFPAPEHSFE; this comes from the coding sequence ATGACTGCTGCCCACGATCGGTCGGAGAACCAGCCGGGACGCCCCGGCGGCGAGACCACCGCCCCCTACGGCTCGGCACCGCGCCGCAGGCGGGTCCGGACCCGGCACCTGCTGGAGCTCAAGCAGCGCGGCGAAGCGTGGCCGATGCTCACCTCCTACGACATGTACACCGCGCGGATCTTCGACGAGGCGGGCATTCCCGTCCTGCTCGTCGGCGACTCCGCGGCCAACAACGTCTACGGCTACGACACGACGGTGCCCGTCACCGTCGAAGAGCTGATCCCGCTGGTCAGGGCGGTCACGCGCGGCGCCCGCAGCGCCTTGGTGGTCGCCGACCTGCCGTTCGGCTCCTACGAGGCGTCTCCGGAGCAGGCGCTGGCGACCGCTGTGCGGTTCATGAAGGAAGGCGGCGCGCACGCGGTCAAGCTCGAGGGCGGACGCCCGTTCGCCAGGCACGTCGAGGCGCTGGTCAACGCCGGCATCCCGGTGATGGGCCACATCGGCTTCACGCCGCAGAGCGAACACACCCTCGGCGGCTACCGGGTGCAGGGGCGCGGCGAGCAGGCCGAGGAGCTCGCCGCCGACGCCCGCGCGCTCCAGGACGCCGGTGCGTTCGCGGTGGTGCTGGAGATGGTGTCGAGCGATTCCGCCAAGCGGGTCACCGCCGAGCTGACCATTCCGACCGTCGGCATCGGCGCCGGGCCGGAGTGCGACGCGCAGGTGCTGGTGTGGACCGACATGGCGGGGATGAACACCGGGCGGACCGCCAGGTTCGTCAAGCGCTACGCGGACCTGGGAGGCACGCTGGCCCGGGCCGCGCAGGAGTTCGCCGACGAGGTGCGCGGGGGCGCCTTCCCCGCCCCGGAGCACAGCTTCGAGTGA
- a CDS encoding transporter substrate-binding domain-containing protein, with protein sequence MDRKTLALGLALALVAVIAVGTTWFALSRPSATPAPPAPNRLEQVAQRGELRVCSTGDYRPFTYRDASGAWSGIDIDMAHDLAARLGVRATIVPTTWKTLMRDFRQRCDIAVGGVSITLERAKQAAFSRAYVVDGKTPITRCENAERFGTLEQIDQPGVRAIVNPGGTNEQFARQNLKRATIVEHPDNNTIFEQVIAGHADLMMTDAAETKWQAKQHPELCAVHPDQPFTFSEKAYLLPLGDVVFQQWVDQWLNLALHDGTYARIARPWIG encoded by the coding sequence ATGGACCGCAAGACGCTCGCGCTCGGGCTCGCACTGGCGCTGGTCGCCGTCATCGCCGTCGGCACCACCTGGTTCGCGCTCTCCAGGCCGTCGGCGACCCCGGCGCCGCCGGCTCCGAACCGCCTCGAGCAGGTCGCCCAGCGCGGTGAGCTGCGGGTGTGCAGCACCGGCGACTACCGGCCCTTCACGTACCGAGACGCCTCTGGTGCCTGGAGCGGCATCGACATCGACATGGCGCACGACCTCGCGGCCCGCCTCGGGGTGCGCGCGACCATCGTGCCCACCACGTGGAAGACGCTGATGCGCGACTTCCGGCAGCGGTGCGACATCGCCGTGGGCGGCGTCTCGATCACGCTGGAACGCGCGAAGCAGGCGGCCTTCAGCCGCGCCTACGTCGTCGACGGCAAGACCCCGATCACGCGCTGCGAGAACGCCGAGCGCTTCGGGACGCTGGAGCAGATCGACCAGCCGGGGGTCCGCGCGATCGTCAACCCCGGTGGGACCAACGAGCAGTTCGCCCGCCAGAACCTCAAGCGCGCCACCATCGTCGAGCACCCCGACAACAACACGATCTTCGAGCAGGTGATCGCGGGGCACGCGGATCTGATGATGACCGACGCCGCCGAGACGAAGTGGCAGGCCAAGCAGCACCCCGAGCTTTGCGCGGTCCACCCCGACCAGCCGTTCACGTTCTCGGAGAAGGCCTACCTGCTGCCGCTCGGCGACGTGGTCTTCCAGCAGTGGGTCGACCAGTGGCTCAACCTCGCCCTGCACGACGGCACCTACGCCCGCATCGCCCGCCCCTGGATCGGCTGA
- a CDS encoding SDR family NAD(P)-dependent oxidoreductase, which yields MTERVVITGASSGLGQAAAEEVAATGRHVVLACRDADRGAAAADEIRARVPDASLEVLELDLADLASVRAAAKALLAGPPLGALVCNAGVQVVGGIRRSRDGHELTFATNHLGHFLLTRLLLDHLAEAGRIVLVSSGTHYGPRRSMGFPAPHWENPSALADPELSVLDDSPRSGRIRYATSKLANIYTTYELNRRRNGRRITVNAFDPGLMPQTGLARDYPDRFRRLYGRIAPVLVRAVPGVRSVARSAADLSWLVTAGEPGVVSGLYFVGRRPRKTSDESYDRVRALELWEFSERLVSE from the coding sequence ATGACCGAGCGGGTCGTCATCACCGGTGCGTCGTCCGGGCTCGGACAGGCCGCGGCCGAAGAGGTCGCCGCGACCGGGCGCCACGTCGTCCTGGCCTGCCGCGACGCCGACCGGGGTGCGGCGGCGGCCGACGAGATCCGCGCGCGGGTGCCCGACGCGAGCCTGGAGGTCCTCGAACTCGACCTCGCCGACCTGGCGTCGGTGCGCGCGGCGGCCAAGGCGCTGCTGGCCGGTCCGCCGCTGGGGGCACTGGTGTGCAACGCGGGTGTGCAGGTCGTCGGCGGGATCCGGCGTTCCCGCGACGGCCACGAGCTGACCTTCGCCACCAACCACCTCGGGCACTTCCTGCTGACGCGGCTGCTGCTCGACCACCTCGCCGAGGCCGGGCGGATCGTGCTGGTCTCCAGCGGCACGCACTACGGCCCGCGCAGGTCCATGGGATTTCCCGCTCCGCACTGGGAAAACCCCAGCGCGCTCGCCGACCCGGAGCTGTCGGTCCTGGACGACTCGCCGCGCTCGGGCCGCATCCGCTACGCGACGTCCAAGCTGGCCAACATCTACACCACCTACGAGCTGAACCGGCGCCGCAACGGCCGGCGGATCACCGTCAACGCCTTCGATCCCGGCCTGATGCCGCAGACCGGGCTCGCCCGCGACTACCCCGACCGCTTCCGGCGCCTCTACGGCCGGATCGCGCCGGTGCTGGTCCGCGCGGTGCCGGGCGTCCGGTCGGTGGCGCGGTCGGCGGCGGATCTGTCCTGGCTGGTCACCGCAGGCGAACCGGGCGTGGTGAGCGGCCTGTACTTCGTCGGCCGCAGACCGCGCAAGACCTCCGACGAGTCCTACGACCGCGTCCGGGCACTCGAACTGTGGGAATTCTCCGAGCGGCTGGTCTCCGAGTAG
- a CDS encoding MarR family winged helix-turn-helix transcriptional regulator yields MADPHEDGPGFALPLLLFAGFRTLVDDLHAELARQGHPDVRPAHGFALQAIGRDGATASELGRRLGISKQAAGKTVERLERLGYAERVDDPADARRKQIRLTARGTDALARSAAIFEKLRARWAEELGAQRLRDVEAALRTMAPADSFRLDAAGWFDA; encoded by the coding sequence ATGGCTGATCCGCACGAAGACGGTCCGGGGTTCGCGCTCCCGCTGCTGCTGTTCGCGGGTTTCCGCACGCTCGTCGACGACCTGCACGCCGAGTTGGCCCGGCAGGGCCATCCGGACGTCCGGCCCGCCCACGGCTTCGCCCTGCAGGCCATCGGCCGCGACGGTGCTACGGCGAGCGAGCTGGGACGGCGGCTGGGCATCTCGAAGCAGGCCGCGGGCAAGACGGTGGAGCGGTTGGAGCGGCTGGGCTACGCCGAGCGCGTCGACGACCCGGCCGACGCCCGGCGCAAGCAGATCCGGCTCACCGCGCGGGGCACCGACGCCCTCGCGCGGTCGGCGGCGATCTTCGAAAAGTTGCGTGCGCGGTGGGCGGAGGAGCTGGGTGCGCAGCGACTGCGCGACGTGGAGGCCGCGCTGCGCACGATGGCGCCTGCCGACTCCTTCCGCCTTGACGCCGCGGGCTGGTTCGACGCCTGA
- a CDS encoding SWIM zinc finger family protein, which yields MSDWREYGPPIRVEGGLQARSRRGRIAQTWWSQRFIEVLESFGMGGRLQRGKRYARAGQVLNLSVSTSLVIGLVQGSRETPYRVRIGMKAFSPAEWARIEEALAGQALFAAKLLAGEMPAGIEAEFERLGLRLFPDTMREMTMDCSCPDWEIPCKHLAAACYLLAESFDEDPFQILAWRGRGREELLDRLRSLRGTVAGAAPAEPQAPPLAESLDSFWTMPPVSTTPARESPRPDALLDQLGPLAVEGVDVVEHLREAYRAMASGPDQEA from the coding sequence GTGAGTGACTGGCGAGAGTACGGGCCGCCGATCCGCGTCGAGGGCGGGTTGCAGGCGCGCAGCAGGCGCGGCCGCATCGCCCAGACCTGGTGGTCGCAGCGGTTCATCGAGGTGCTGGAGTCCTTCGGCATGGGCGGGCGGCTGCAACGCGGCAAGCGCTACGCCCGCGCCGGGCAGGTGCTGAACCTGTCGGTGTCGACCAGCCTGGTCATCGGACTGGTGCAGGGGTCGCGGGAGACGCCCTACCGGGTGCGCATCGGGATGAAGGCGTTCAGCCCCGCCGAGTGGGCACGCATCGAGGAGGCGCTGGCCGGGCAGGCGCTGTTCGCCGCCAAGCTGCTGGCCGGCGAGATGCCCGCCGGCATCGAGGCCGAGTTCGAACGACTCGGGCTGCGGCTTTTCCCCGACACCATGCGCGAGATGACCATGGACTGCTCCTGCCCGGACTGGGAGATCCCGTGCAAGCACCTGGCCGCCGCCTGCTACCTGCTGGCCGAGTCCTTCGACGAGGACCCGTTCCAGATCCTGGCGTGGCGCGGCCGGGGCCGGGAGGAACTGCTCGACCGGCTCCGGTCGCTGCGAGGCACCGTCGCGGGCGCCGCGCCCGCCGAGCCGCAGGCCCCGCCGCTGGCGGAGTCGCTGGACTCCTTCTGGACCATGCCGCCGGTCTCGACGACCCCGGCGCGGGAGAGCCCGCGCCCGGACGCGCTGCTCGACCAGCTCGGGCCGCTGGCGGTCGAGGGCGTCGACGTCGTGGAACACCTGCGCGAGGCGTACCGGGCGATGGCGTCCGGGCCCGACCAGGAGGCCTAG